One window from the genome of Desulfuromonadales bacterium encodes:
- a CDS encoding plasmid stabilization protein → MFTITTPEQFLRQARKFFRKHPELKPRFARLLADLQHDPFQPALGLHPLSGRLTGCHAVRLTYSYRVTLTLLIAEEEIILLDIGSHDEVYR, encoded by the coding sequence ATGTTCACCATCACCACGCCGGAGCAGTTCCTGCGCCAGGCCCGCAAGTTCTTCCGCAAACATCCCGAGCTCAAGCCCCGCTTCGCCCGGCTTCTGGCCGACCTGCAGCACGACCCCTTCCAGCCCGCCCTCGGCCTGCATCCCCTCTCCGGCCGCCTCACCGGCTGCCATGCCGTGCGGCTCACCTACAGCTATCGCGTCACCCTCACCCTGCTGATCGCCGAGGAGGAGATCATCCTGCTCGACATCGGCAGTCATGATGAGGTTTATCGATGA
- a CDS encoding toxin, which yields MSPFIYFPTPTFAAKLEKIEKHDPPGHSRILDVINRLLHNPADADGWMHGVHHGRLKKYVGRRDYRLIYHWCEQCRKEGKKLAEQCGFCHEVADNSVIFFDVYHKNAADRL from the coding sequence ATGTCACCCTTCATCTACTTTCCCACTCCGACCTTCGCCGCCAAGCTCGAAAAGATCGAGAAGCACGACCCGCCGGGGCACAGCCGCATCCTCGATGTCATCAACCGGCTCCTGCACAACCCCGCCGACGCCGACGGCTGGATGCACGGCGTTCACCATGGCCGGCTCAAAAAGTACGTCGGCCGGCGCGACTACCGGCTGATTTATCACTGGTGCGAACAGTGCCGCAAAGAGGGGAAAAAGCTGGCGGAGCAGTGCGGCTTCTGCCATGAAGTCGCCGACAACAGCGTGATCTTCTTCGACGTCTATCACAAGAATGCCGCCGACCGGCTGTAG